A part of Streptomyces sp. NBC_01235 genomic DNA contains:
- a CDS encoding MarP family serine protease codes for MNVLDILLLVAAVWFAVVGYRQGFVVGILSVIGFLGGGLVAVYLLPVIWDALTDNSEVSTTAAVVAVIVVIVCASVGQALTTHLGNKLRRYITWSPARALDATGGALVNVVAMLLVAWLIGSALAGTTLPTLGKEVRSSKVLHGVSEALPDQADTWFADFSSVLAQNGFPQVFSPFSNEPITDVQPPDPALANSPVAKRAQRSIVKVMGTAESCGKVLEGTGFVFGERRVMTNAHVVGGVDEPTVQIGGEGRKYDATVVLYDWKRDIAILDVPDLDAPALQFTTEDAASGDDAIVAGFPENGSYDVRAARVRGRITANGPDIYHRTTVRRDVYSLYATVRQGNSGGPLLTTDGKVYGVVFAKSLDDADTGYALSADEIQQDIAAGRTAGQQVDSDSCAL; via the coding sequence GTGAATGTGCTGGACATCCTGTTGCTGGTCGCGGCCGTCTGGTTCGCGGTCGTCGGCTACCGCCAGGGCTTCGTCGTCGGCATCCTGTCGGTGATCGGCTTCCTGGGCGGCGGTCTCGTCGCCGTCTACCTGCTGCCCGTGATCTGGGACGCCCTGACCGACAACTCCGAGGTGAGTACCACGGCCGCCGTCGTCGCGGTCATCGTCGTGATCGTCTGTGCCTCGGTCGGGCAGGCCCTCACCACCCACCTCGGCAACAAGCTGCGCCGGTACATCACCTGGTCCCCGGCCCGCGCGCTGGACGCGACGGGCGGCGCGCTGGTCAACGTCGTGGCGATGCTGCTGGTGGCGTGGTTGATCGGGTCCGCGCTCGCCGGCACCACCCTGCCCACCCTGGGCAAGGAGGTTCGTAGCTCCAAGGTGCTGCACGGGGTGTCCGAGGCGCTGCCCGACCAGGCCGACACCTGGTTCGCCGACTTCTCCTCCGTCCTCGCGCAGAACGGCTTCCCGCAGGTCTTCAGCCCGTTCTCCAACGAGCCGATCACCGATGTCCAGCCGCCCGACCCGGCCCTCGCGAACAGTCCGGTGGCCAAGCGCGCGCAGCGCTCCATCGTCAAGGTCATGGGTACCGCGGAGAGCTGCGGCAAGGTCCTGGAGGGCACCGGCTTCGTCTTCGGCGAGCGCCGCGTCATGACCAACGCGCACGTCGTGGGCGGGGTCGACGAACCGACCGTCCAGATAGGCGGAGAGGGCCGCAAGTACGACGCCACCGTCGTCCTGTACGACTGGAAGCGCGACATCGCGATCCTTGACGTACCGGATCTCGACGCGCCCGCGCTGCAGTTCACCACCGAGGACGCGGCGAGCGGTGACGACGCGATCGTCGCCGGGTTCCCGGAGAACGGGTCGTACGACGTCCGTGCCGCGCGCGTACGCGGTCGCATCACGGCCAACGGCCCGGACATCTACCACCGCACCACCGTGCGCCGCGACGTGTACTCGCTGTACGCGACCGTCCGTCAGGGCAACTCCGGAGGCCCGCTGCTCACCACCGACGGCAAGGTGTACGGCGTGGTCTTCGCGAAGTCCCTCGACGACGCCGACACCGGCTACGCCCTCAGCGCGGACGAGATCCAGCAGGACATCGCCGCGGGGCGCACCGCGGGCCAGCAGGTGGACAGCGACAGCTGCGCCCTCTAG
- a CDS encoding NUDIX hydrolase encodes MTRASNTQGGPVTLSKEGMPAWLDPVVHAVETVQPLQLSRFLPPENGAGRQSAVLILFGEGERGPELLLMERASSLRSHAGQPSFPGGALDPQDGDPHGDGPLRAALREAEEETGLDPSGVQLFGVLPKLYIPVSGFVVSPVLGWWREPSPVGVVDPGETARVFTVPVADLTNPDNRATTVHPSGHRGPAFLVESALVWGFTAGVIDRLLHFAGWEHPWDREKQVPLDWRS; translated from the coding sequence ATGACGCGCGCGAGCAATACCCAGGGCGGTCCGGTGACGCTCAGCAAGGAGGGCATGCCCGCCTGGCTGGACCCGGTGGTGCACGCGGTGGAAACCGTCCAGCCGCTCCAGCTCAGCCGCTTCCTGCCCCCGGAGAACGGCGCGGGGCGACAGTCGGCCGTCCTGATCCTGTTCGGCGAGGGTGAGCGCGGCCCCGAGCTGCTGCTCATGGAGCGCGCGAGCTCCCTGCGCTCCCACGCGGGCCAGCCCTCCTTCCCGGGCGGCGCCCTCGACCCGCAGGACGGCGACCCGCACGGTGACGGGCCGCTGCGGGCCGCGCTGCGCGAGGCAGAGGAGGAGACCGGCCTCGATCCGTCCGGCGTCCAGCTCTTCGGTGTGCTGCCCAAGCTGTACATCCCGGTCAGCGGCTTCGTCGTCTCCCCCGTTCTGGGCTGGTGGCGCGAGCCGAGCCCGGTGGGCGTCGTCGATCCCGGCGAGACGGCCCGCGTCTTCACGGTCCCCGTGGCGGATCTCACGAACCCGGACAACCGGGCCACGACCGTGCACCCCAGCGGCCATCGCGGCCCGGCATTCCTGGTCGAATCCGCCCTTGTGTGGGGGTTCACGGCCGGCGTGATCGACCGTCTGCTGCACTTCGCGGGCTGGGAGCACCCCTGGGACCGAGAGAAGCAGGTCCCGCTCGACTGGCGGTCATGA
- the acs gene encoding acetate--CoA ligase: MSNESLANLLKEERRFAPPADLAANANVTAEAYEQAKADRLGFWAEQARRLTWAKEPTETLDWSNPPFAKWFKDGALNVAYNCVDRHVEAGHGDRVAIHFEGEPGDSRAITYAELKDEVSKAAGALLELGVRKGDRVAVYMPMIPETAIAMLACARIGAAHSVVFGGFSADALATRIQDADAKVVITSDGGYRRGKPSALKPAVDDAVARVDNVEHVLVVRRTGQEVAWDDSRDVWWHEIVERQSAEHTPEAFEAEHPLFILYTSGTTGKPKGILHTSGGYLTQAAYTHHAVFDLKPETDVYWCTADVGWVTGHSYIVYGPLANGATQVMYEGTPDTPHQGRFWEIVQKYGVTILYTAPTAIRTFMKWGDDIPAKFDLSSLRVLGSVGEPINPEAWIWYRKHIGADRTPIVDTWWQTETGAMMISPLPGVTETKPGSAQTPLPGISATVVDDEANEVPNGGGGYLVLTEPWPSMLRTIWGDDQRFLDTYWSRFEGRYFAGDGAKKDDDGDIWLLGRVDDVMLVSGHNISTTEVESALVSHPSVAEAAVVGAADETTGQAIVAFVILRGTANAEDEGLVADLRNHVGATLGPIAKPKRVLPVAELPKTRSGKIMRRLLRDIAENRQLGDVTTLTDSTVMDLIQAKLPAAPSED, encoded by the coding sequence GTGAGCAACGAAAGCCTGGCCAACCTGCTGAAGGAAGAGCGCAGGTTCGCGCCGCCCGCCGACCTGGCGGCCAACGCCAACGTCACGGCGGAGGCGTACGAACAGGCCAAGGCTGACAGGCTCGGCTTCTGGGCCGAGCAGGCCCGTCGGCTGACCTGGGCCAAGGAGCCGACGGAGACGCTGGACTGGTCGAACCCGCCGTTCGCCAAGTGGTTCAAGGACGGCGCGCTCAACGTCGCCTACAACTGCGTCGACCGGCATGTGGAGGCCGGGCACGGGGACCGGGTCGCCATCCACTTCGAGGGCGAGCCCGGCGACAGCCGCGCCATCACCTACGCCGAGCTCAAGGACGAGGTGTCGAAGGCCGCAGGCGCCCTGCTGGAGCTGGGAGTTCGGAAGGGCGACCGGGTCGCGGTCTACATGCCGATGATCCCCGAGACGGCGATCGCGATGCTGGCCTGCGCCCGGATCGGCGCCGCGCACTCCGTCGTCTTCGGCGGCTTCTCGGCGGACGCGCTGGCCACCCGCATCCAGGACGCGGACGCCAAGGTCGTCATCACGTCCGACGGCGGCTACCGGCGCGGCAAGCCGTCCGCGCTGAAGCCGGCCGTCGACGACGCGGTCGCGCGCGTGGACAACGTCGAGCACGTGCTGGTGGTCCGCCGCACCGGCCAGGAGGTCGCCTGGGACGACAGCCGTGACGTCTGGTGGCACGAGATCGTCGAACGGCAGTCGGCCGAGCACACTCCCGAGGCGTTCGAGGCCGAGCACCCGCTGTTCATCCTCTACACCTCCGGCACCACGGGTAAGCCGAAGGGCATCCTGCACACCTCCGGCGGCTACCTCACGCAGGCCGCGTACACGCACCACGCCGTCTTCGACCTCAAGCCGGAGACCGACGTCTACTGGTGCACCGCCGACGTCGGCTGGGTCACCGGGCACTCCTACATCGTGTACGGGCCCCTGGCGAACGGCGCGACGCAGGTCATGTACGAGGGCACGCCCGACACCCCGCACCAGGGCCGCTTCTGGGAGATCGTGCAGAAGTACGGGGTGACGATCCTGTACACGGCGCCGACCGCCATCCGTACGTTCATGAAGTGGGGCGACGACATCCCCGCGAAGTTCGACCTCTCCTCCCTCCGCGTCCTCGGCTCCGTCGGTGAACCCATCAACCCCGAGGCCTGGATCTGGTATCGCAAGCACATCGGCGCCGACCGGACCCCCATCGTCGACACCTGGTGGCAGACCGAGACCGGCGCGATGATGATCTCGCCGCTGCCCGGCGTCACCGAGACCAAGCCCGGTTCCGCGCAGACGCCGCTGCCCGGCATCTCCGCGACCGTCGTCGACGACGAGGCGAACGAGGTGCCGAACGGCGGAGGCGGCTACCTGGTCCTCACCGAGCCGTGGCCGTCGATGCTGCGCACCATCTGGGGCGACGACCAGCGGTTCCTCGACACGTACTGGTCGCGCTTCGAGGGCAGGTACTTCGCCGGGGACGGCGCGAAGAAGGACGACGACGGGGACATCTGGCTCCTCGGGCGCGTGGATGACGTCATGCTCGTCTCCGGGCACAACATCTCCACCACGGAGGTCGAATCGGCCCTCGTCTCCCACCCGTCCGTCGCCGAGGCGGCCGTGGTGGGTGCCGCCGACGAGACGACCGGGCAGGCCATCGTCGCCTTCGTCATCCTGCGCGGCACGGCGAACGCGGAGGACGAGGGCCTCGTCGCCGATCTGCGCAACCATGTCGGTGCCACGCTCGGTCCGATCGCCAAGCCGAAGCGCGTCCTGCCCGTGGCGGAGCTGCCGAAGACCCGCTCCGGCAAGATCATGCGCCGGCTGCTGCGGGACATCGCGGAGAACCGTCAGCTCGGGGACGTCACCACACTGACCGACTCCACGGTCATGGACCTCATCCAGGCGAAGCTCCCGGCGGCGCCGAGCGAGGACTGA
- a CDS encoding alpha/beta fold hydrolase — translation MTDPATPPAQPASVVRPDAVCGVQVTHREVAANGARFHIAELGDGPLVMLVHGFPQFWWTWRHQLVALADAGFRAVAMDLRGVGGSDRTPRGYDPANLALDITGVIRSLGEPDAALVGHDLGGYLAWTAAVMRPKLVRRLAVSSMPHPRRWRSAMLADVRQTSASSHIWGFQRPWIPERQLTADDGELVGRLIRDWSGPRLPEDEAVETYRRAMCIPSTAHCSVEPYRWLVRSLARPDGVQFYRRMKRPVRVPTLHLHGSLDPVMRTRSAAGSGEYVEAPYRWRLFDGLGHFPHEEDPVAFSTELVNWLKDPEPDR, via the coding sequence ATGACGGACCCCGCCACTCCCCCGGCCCAGCCCGCTTCGGTCGTACGGCCGGACGCCGTCTGCGGCGTGCAGGTCACCCACCGCGAGGTCGCCGCGAACGGCGCGCGGTTCCACATCGCGGAGCTGGGCGACGGTCCGCTGGTCATGCTCGTCCACGGTTTCCCTCAGTTCTGGTGGACCTGGCGGCACCAACTGGTCGCGTTGGCCGACGCGGGCTTCCGGGCCGTCGCGATGGACCTGCGGGGCGTGGGCGGCAGCGACCGTACGCCGCGCGGCTACGACCCGGCCAACCTCGCCCTCGACATCACCGGTGTGATCCGCTCCCTCGGCGAGCCGGACGCCGCGCTGGTCGGCCACGACCTCGGCGGCTATCTGGCGTGGACTGCGGCCGTGATGCGCCCCAAGCTCGTGCGGCGGCTCGCCGTCTCCTCCATGCCACATCCCCGGCGCTGGCGCTCGGCGATGCTCGCCGACGTCCGGCAGACGTCCGCGAGTTCCCACATCTGGGGGTTCCAGCGGCCTTGGATCCCCGAGCGGCAGCTCACCGCCGACGACGGCGAACTGGTGGGCCGGCTGATCCGGGACTGGTCCGGGCCGCGGCTGCCGGAGGACGAGGCGGTGGAGACGTACCGGCGCGCGATGTGCATCCCGTCCACGGCGCACTGCTCGGTGGAGCCGTACCGCTGGCTGGTGCGCTCGTTGGCCCGTCCGGACGGCGTCCAGTTCTACCGGCGCATGAAGCGGCCCGTGCGCGTGCCCACGCTCCACTTGCACGGCTCCCTCGATCCGGTGATGCGCACCCGCAGTGCGGCCGGCTCCGGCGAGTACGTCGAAGCGCCGTACCGCTGGCGGCTGTTCGACGGCCTCGGACACTTCCCTCATGAGGAGGATCCGGTCGCTTTCTCCACCGAACTGGTCAATTGGCTGAAGGATCCCGAACCCGATCGGTGA
- the nhaA gene encoding Na+/H+ antiporter NhaA has translation MSAPRTPAPTSAPAPPPRKVLGRLSLPERNFVAEALRTETVGGVLLLVAAVAALVWANVPALHDSYESVSHFHFGPDALGLNLSVAHWAADGLLAVFFFVAGIELKRELVAGDLKDPRAAALPVVAALCGMVAPALVYTLTSLTGGGSLDGWAVPTATDIAFALAVLAVIGTSLPSALRAFLLTLAVVDDLFAILIIAVFFTSTINLAALGGAVVGLVVFWLLLRKGVRGWYVYVPLALVIWALMYNSGVHATIAGVAMGLMLRCTTREGEEHSPGERIEHLVRPLSAGLAVPLFALFNAGVVISGGALGDVFTKPETLGVVLGLVVGKTIGIFGGTWLTARFTRASLSEDLAWADVFAVACLAGIGFTVSLLIGELAFEGDLTLTDEVKAAVLLGSLIAATLATVLLKLRNAKYRRMCEAEERDEDLDGIPDVYEQDDPAYHRRMAEILDRKAAEHRRIADEITRRTAQDEADTRQGLAEVAGGAGEEGDRPA, from the coding sequence GTGTCCGCGCCCCGCACCCCGGCCCCCACCTCCGCCCCCGCTCCCCCTCCCCGCAAGGTCCTCGGGCGGCTGTCCCTCCCCGAGCGGAACTTCGTCGCGGAAGCGCTGCGTACCGAGACCGTCGGCGGTGTGCTGCTGCTCGTGGCCGCCGTCGCCGCGCTGGTCTGGGCGAACGTCCCCGCGCTGCACGACAGCTACGAGAGCGTCAGCCACTTCCACTTCGGGCCTGACGCCCTGGGCCTGAACCTGTCCGTGGCGCACTGGGCGGCCGACGGCCTCCTCGCGGTCTTCTTCTTCGTCGCCGGCATCGAGCTCAAGCGCGAGCTGGTGGCCGGTGATCTCAAGGACCCCAGGGCCGCCGCGCTGCCCGTGGTGGCCGCACTGTGCGGGATGGTCGCGCCAGCGCTCGTCTACACGCTGACCAGCCTCACCGGCGGCGGCTCCCTCGACGGTTGGGCCGTGCCCACGGCCACCGACATCGCGTTCGCGCTCGCCGTCCTCGCGGTCATCGGCACGTCCCTGCCGAGCGCGCTGCGCGCCTTCCTGCTCACCCTCGCCGTCGTCGACGACCTGTTCGCGATCCTGATCATCGCGGTCTTCTTCACCAGCACCATCAACCTCGCGGCGCTGGGCGGCGCGGTCGTCGGACTCGTCGTCTTCTGGCTGCTGCTGCGCAAAGGCGTACGCGGCTGGTACGTCTACGTTCCGCTCGCGCTCGTGATCTGGGCGCTGATGTACAACAGCGGCGTCCACGCCACGATCGCCGGTGTCGCGATGGGCCTGATGCTGCGCTGCACGACGCGCGAGGGCGAGGAGCACTCCCCGGGCGAGCGGATCGAGCACCTTGTCCGGCCGCTCTCCGCCGGTCTCGCGGTGCCACTGTTCGCTCTGTTCAACGCCGGTGTGGTGATCTCGGGCGGCGCGCTTGGGGACGTGTTCACCAAGCCGGAGACCCTGGGCGTCGTCCTCGGTCTCGTCGTCGGCAAGACGATCGGCATCTTCGGCGGGACCTGGCTGACCGCCCGCTTCACCCGCGCCTCGCTCAGCGAGGACCTCGCCTGGGCGGACGTCTTCGCCGTCGCGTGCCTCGCGGGCATCGGCTTCACCGTCTCGCTGCTGATCGGGGAGCTCGCCTTCGAGGGCGACCTGACCCTCACCGACGAGGTCAAGGCCGCCGTCCTGTTGGGCTCGCTGATCGCGGCGACCCTGGCGACGGTCCTGCTGAAGCTGCGCAACGCCAAGTACCGCCGGATGTGCGAGGCGGAGGAGCGCGACGAGGACCTCGACGGCATCCCGGACGTCTACGAGCAGGACGACCCGGCGTACCACCGGCGCATGGCGGAGATCCTCGACCGCAAGGCCGCCGAGCACCGCCGGATCGCCGACGAGATCACCCGGCGGACCGCCCAGGACGAGGCCGACACGCGCCAGGGGCTTGCGGAAGTGGCGGGCGGGGCGGGCGAGGAGGGCGACCGTCCGGCATGA
- a CDS encoding phage holin family protein yields the protein MSAPDGTPVGAERSIGQLFASATTELSALVHDEIALAKAQLKQDVKRGATSGGAFTVAGAVLLFSLPMLNFALAYGIRTWSDWNLAICFLLSFAANVLVALVLVLIGVVFAKKAQKGKGPQKVAASMKESAGVLQNAKPHPRPELPQNRVPEAIEAVGRSSS from the coding sequence ATGAGCGCACCCGACGGCACCCCGGTCGGCGCCGAACGCAGCATCGGCCAGCTGTTCGCCTCGGCGACGACCGAATTGTCGGCGCTGGTGCACGACGAGATCGCGCTGGCGAAGGCGCAGCTGAAGCAGGACGTCAAGCGCGGTGCGACCAGCGGCGGCGCGTTCACGGTGGCCGGCGCGGTCCTGCTGTTCTCCCTGCCGATGCTGAACTTCGCACTGGCGTACGGCATCCGGACCTGGAGCGACTGGAACCTCGCGATCTGCTTCCTGCTGTCGTTCGCCGCGAACGTGCTCGTCGCGCTCGTCCTGGTGCTGATCGGCGTGGTCTTCGCGAAGAAGGCGCAGAAGGGCAAGGGCCCGCAGAAGGTCGCGGCGTCCATGAAGGAGTCGGCGGGCGTCCTGCAGAACGCCAAACCGCACCCGCGGCCCGAGCTCCCGCAGAATCGGGTCCCGGAGGCCATCGAGGCTGTGGGACGCTCGTCGTCATGA
- a CDS encoding bifunctional SulP family inorganic anion transporter/carbonic anhydrase, which translates to MSACAPTRTAHSTRTERTHQPHSPPPAPHRRFRIAGADLSAAIAVFLIALPLSLGIALATGAPLQAGLVAAAVGGIVTGWIGGSPLQVSGPAAGLTVVTADLIHRYGWRTTCAITVLVGLAQLGLGCLRVARTALAVSPAIVHGMLAGIGVTIAVAQLHVVLGGSPQSSVLDNLRALPAQLAGLQPAAVAVSALTLTLLLLWPRIPGPVGRLLHKVPAALVAVTGATATAALTGLTLPKVDLPSWSSHALAGLPEGPVLGLVAAVLTTTLVCSVQSLLGAVAVDKLIASRPGLLGSHSARVGRSDLNRELLGQGAANIVSGALGGLPVAGVAVRSSANVQAGAVSRNSTMLHGVLVVVAALLMVPILDLIPLASLAALVMAVGIQMVSLHHIRTVTRHREVLVYAVTTLGVVFLGVLEGVTLGIAVAVAVALHRLTRTRIRHYEKEGVHHVHVRGQLTFLAVPQLSRTLHLVPQGTHVVVELDGSFMDHAAYESLQDWQKSHTAHGGSAELTGRSGTAGGMEARADTGAGTDTCFDIGAGAEESESTAPRDLDAVPAAGTAIADCRCRPWTPWRNHQCEVPRKTTATTRTPRRADSAGAADSTETPDTAQRKETAEPTVPTGPTRHAERTEHAEHAEHAEPSGHQLVRGISAFQRNTAPLVRGELARLAREGQRPTQLFLTCADSRLVTSMITSSGPGDLFVVRNVGNLVPPPGEESGDDSVAAAIEYAVDVLKVRSITVCGHSGCGAMQALLTSEPGGPRTPLKRWLRHGLPSLERMADEGRPWARLAGRTPVDAAEQLCLTNVVQQLEHLRAHESVARALRAGALELHGLYFHVGEAQTYLLTGESGGELFDHVGVADLTA; encoded by the coding sequence ATGTCCGCCTGCGCCCCCACCCGCACCGCCCACTCGACGCGCACCGAGCGCACCCACCAGCCCCACAGCCCGCCACCGGCCCCGCACCGCCGCTTCCGCATCGCGGGCGCCGATCTGTCCGCCGCGATCGCGGTCTTCCTGATCGCCCTGCCCCTGTCCCTCGGCATCGCCCTCGCCACCGGCGCCCCCCTCCAGGCCGGCCTCGTCGCCGCCGCCGTGGGCGGGATCGTGACCGGCTGGATCGGCGGCTCACCGCTCCAGGTCAGCGGCCCCGCGGCCGGCCTGACCGTCGTCACCGCCGACCTCATCCACCGCTACGGCTGGCGGACGACATGCGCCATCACCGTCCTCGTCGGACTCGCCCAACTCGGCCTCGGCTGCCTGCGGGTGGCGCGCACCGCCCTCGCTGTCAGCCCCGCCATCGTGCACGGCATGCTCGCCGGCATCGGCGTCACCATCGCCGTCGCCCAACTGCACGTCGTCCTCGGCGGCAGCCCCCAGAGCTCCGTCCTCGACAACCTCCGCGCCCTGCCCGCCCAGTTGGCCGGACTGCAGCCCGCGGCCGTGGCCGTGAGCGCACTGACCCTGACCCTGCTGCTGCTCTGGCCGCGCATCCCTGGCCCGGTGGGCCGCCTCCTGCACAAGGTGCCCGCCGCGCTCGTCGCCGTCACGGGCGCCACCGCGACCGCCGCGCTCACCGGCCTCACCCTGCCCAAGGTCGACCTGCCGTCCTGGAGCAGTCACGCCCTGGCCGGGCTGCCCGAGGGGCCGGTGCTCGGGCTCGTCGCCGCCGTCCTCACCACCACGCTGGTGTGCAGCGTGCAGTCGCTGCTCGGCGCGGTCGCCGTGGACAAGCTGATCGCGTCGCGGCCCGGTCTGCTCGGCTCCCACTCCGCCCGCGTCGGGCGCTCGGACCTGAACCGCGAGCTGCTCGGTCAGGGCGCGGCCAACATCGTCTCCGGCGCACTCGGCGGACTGCCGGTGGCGGGCGTGGCCGTGCGCAGTTCGGCGAACGTCCAAGCCGGTGCCGTGAGCCGGAACTCCACGATGCTGCACGGCGTTCTCGTAGTAGTCGCCGCGCTGCTGATGGTCCCGATCCTGGATCTCATCCCGCTCGCCTCACTCGCCGCCCTGGTGATGGCCGTCGGCATCCAGATGGTGTCCCTGCACCACATTCGCACGGTGACGCGCCACCGAGAGGTGCTGGTGTACGCCGTCACCACCCTCGGCGTGGTGTTCCTCGGCGTCCTGGAGGGCGTGACGCTCGGCATCGCCGTGGCCGTCGCCGTCGCCCTGCACCGCCTCACCCGCACCCGCATCAGGCACTACGAGAAGGAAGGAGTCCATCACGTACACGTACGAGGCCAGTTGACGTTCCTCGCCGTGCCGCAGCTCAGCCGCACCCTGCATCTCGTGCCCCAAGGCACCCATGTCGTGGTCGAGTTGGACGGCTCCTTCATGGATCACGCGGCGTACGAGTCCCTCCAGGACTGGCAGAAGTCGCACACCGCGCACGGCGGCTCCGCCGAACTGACCGGCCGCTCCGGCACGGCGGGAGGCATGGAGGCAAGGGCCGACACCGGTGCCGGCACCGACACCTGCTTCGACATCGGAGCCGGAGCCGAGGAGAGCGAGTCGACCGCTCCCCGAGATCTCGACGCCGTTCCCGCCGCAGGCACCGCTATCGCCGACTGCCGGTGCCGCCCCTGGACGCCGTGGCGCAACCACCAGTGCGAGGTGCCACGGAAGACGACAGCGACAACCCGGACGCCCAGGAGGGCGGACTCGGCAGGCGCGGCGGACTCGACAGAGACGCCTGACACAGCGCAGAGGAAGGAGACGGCGGAACCCACGGTGCCGACCGGGCCAACCAGGCACGCCGAACGCACCGAACACGCCGAACACGCCGAACACGCCGAACCGAGTGGACATCAACTGGTGCGTGGGATCAGCGCGTTCCAGCGCAACACCGCGCCGCTGGTGCGGGGTGAGCTGGCGCGGCTGGCCCGGGAGGGGCAGCGACCCACCCAGCTCTTCCTCACCTGCGCCGACTCCCGGCTGGTCACCTCGATGATCACCTCCAGTGGTCCCGGCGACCTGTTCGTGGTGCGCAACGTGGGCAACCTCGTGCCGCCGCCCGGCGAGGAGAGCGGGGACGACTCGGTGGCAGCCGCGATCGAGTACGCGGTGGACGTGCTGAAGGTGCGGTCCATCACGGTGTGCGGGCACTCCGGGTGCGGGGCCATGCAGGCGCTGCTCACCTCCGAACCCGGTGGCCCTCGGACCCCGCTGAAGCGGTGGCTGCGGCACGGGCTGCCGAGCCTTGAGCGGATGGCCGACGAAGGCCGTCCCTGGGCCCGGCTGGCCGGGCGGACACCGGTGGACGCGGCCGAGCAGCTCTGCCTGACCAACGTGGTCCAGCAGTTGGAGCATCTGCGGGCCCACGAGTCGGTGGCCCGGGCCCTGCGGGCCGGGGCGTTGGAGCTGCACGGGCTGTACTTCCACGTGGGCGAGGCGCAGACGTACCTGCTCACCGGGGAGAGCGGCGGCGAGCTGTTCGACCATGTGGGAGTGGCGGACCTGACGGCGTGA
- the nth gene encoding endonuclease III, translating into MPAKKAADAGKTAAVKKTAAVKKTAAGKSESRTALVRRARRINRELAEVYPYAHPELDFENPFQLVVATVLSAQTTDLRVNQTTPGLFAKYPTPENLASANPEEVEEILRPTGFFRAKTKSVMGLSKALVEEFGGEVPGRLEDLVKLPGVGRKTAFVVLGNAFGRPGITVDTHFQRLVRRWQWTEETEPDKIEAAVGALFPKSEWTMLSHHVIFHGRRICHARKPACGACPIAPICPAYGEGETDPEKAKKLLKYEKGGFPGQRLNPPQSYLDAGGRPAQPLGAG; encoded by the coding sequence ATGCCTGCGAAGAAAGCGGCCGACGCCGGGAAGACGGCCGCCGTCAAGAAGACAGCGGCCGTCAAGAAGACAGCGGCCGGGAAGTCCGAGTCGCGTACCGCCCTCGTCCGCCGTGCCCGCCGCATCAACCGTGAACTCGCCGAGGTCTACCCCTACGCCCACCCCGAGCTGGACTTCGAGAACCCCTTCCAGCTGGTGGTCGCCACGGTCCTGTCCGCTCAGACCACCGACCTCCGGGTGAATCAGACGACCCCGGGCCTCTTCGCCAAGTACCCCACCCCCGAGAACCTGGCTTCCGCCAACCCGGAGGAGGTCGAGGAGATCCTCCGCCCCACGGGCTTCTTCCGGGCCAAGACGAAGTCGGTGATGGGCCTCTCCAAGGCCCTGGTGGAGGAGTTCGGCGGCGAGGTCCCAGGCCGGCTCGAGGACCTGGTCAAGCTGCCCGGCGTCGGCCGCAAGACGGCCTTCGTGGTACTGGGGAACGCGTTCGGCCGGCCCGGGATCACCGTGGACACGCACTTCCAGCGGCTCGTACGGCGCTGGCAGTGGACCGAGGAGACCGAGCCCGACAAGATCGAGGCCGCCGTCGGCGCGCTCTTCCCCAAGAGCGAGTGGACGATGCTCTCGCACCACGTGATCTTCCACGGCCGCCGTATCTGTCACGCCCGCAAGCCCGCCTGCGGCGCCTGCCCCATCGCCCCGATCTGCCCGGCGTACGGCGAGGGCGAGACGGACCCGGAGAAGGCGAAGAAGCTCCTGAAGTACGAGAAGGGCGGTTTCCCGGGCCAGCGCCTGAACCCGCCCCAGTCCTACCTGGACGCGGGCGGCAGGCCGGCCCAGCCGCTGGGGGCCGGATGA